A single window of Sphingobacterium sp. ML3W DNA harbors:
- a CDS encoding DUF4920 domain-containing protein — MSIKKIILLAALAFGISLPSEAQQKEITPAQIGVQYGKKVDKAGAITVEKLEKSLEKSPKFTGKVSGKVVQVCTKKGCFLTLQRTGEKDPLMVRFTDYSYFVPADLIGKNVVLDGYAKVKESTNEITFIADGVLVVK, encoded by the coding sequence ATGAGTATCAAAAAAATAATCTTGCTAGCTGCTTTAGCATTTGGCATTTCATTGCCTAGTGAAGCACAGCAAAAGGAAATTACTCCTGCTCAAATCGGTGTTCAATATGGTAAAAAGGTTGATAAAGCTGGAGCAATTACGGTTGAAAAGCTTGAAAAATCTTTAGAAAAATCACCAAAGTTCACCGGTAAGGTAAGCGGAAAAGTTGTTCAAGTCTGTACAAAAAAAGGGTGCTTTTTAACACTTCAACGAACTGGAGAGAAAGACCCACTAATGGTTCGATTTACCGACTATAGTTATTTTGTACCCGCTGATCTAATTGGCAAAAATGTCGTGTTGGATGGCTATGCAAAAGTAAAAGAATCTACAAATGAGATTACATTTATAGCAGATGGCGTTTTAGTTGTAAAATAA
- a CDS encoding L-threonylcarbamoyladenylate synthase: MAQFVDRNDINQALEVLKNGGLILYPTDTIWGIGCDATNPEAVEKVFQLKGRAKDKSLIILLHNENQLASYVTEIPEVAYQMIEYTEKPLTIIYSAAKNLAPNVIAEDGSIGIRIVKHDFCQQLLQRFRKPLVSTSANLSGDPSPTCFDDISAEIKDHVDYIVNFGQQVISDGKSSSLMKLDPSGKFEFIRK, translated from the coding sequence AAACGGTGGTTTGATTTTATACCCCACAGATACCATCTGGGGTATAGGTTGCGATGCAACGAATCCGGAAGCTGTAGAAAAAGTTTTTCAATTAAAAGGAAGAGCGAAAGATAAAAGCCTCATTATTCTACTACATAATGAAAATCAATTGGCAAGCTACGTCACTGAAATACCAGAAGTAGCCTATCAAATGATTGAATATACAGAAAAACCATTGACCATAATTTATTCAGCAGCTAAAAATTTAGCGCCCAATGTTATTGCTGAAGATGGTTCAATAGGCATTCGTATTGTGAAACATGATTTTTGTCAGCAGCTTTTACAACGCTTTAGAAAACCTCTTGTCTCTACATCCGCCAATTTAAGCGGAGATCCTTCACCAACATGTTTTGATGATATCAGTGCAGAGATTAAAGATCATGTTGACTATATTGTCAATTTTGGTCAACAGGTTATAAGTGATGGTAAATCTTCAAGTCTGATGAAATTAGATCCCAGTGGAAAGTTTGAATTTATTCGAAAATAA